One stretch of Cohnella algarum DNA includes these proteins:
- the ssuC gene encoding aliphatic sulfonate ABC transporter permease SsuC: MNFIVKLAYNRFAPFYFPILVLVVWQWLGQFGYISSRTLPTPLQVAEAGLSLAKSGEIFRYILDSTRRAFIGLGIGGGIGFILGLLNGLSPVSFRFLDSTLQMVRNVPHLALIPLVILWFGIDETAKIFLVALGVFFPIYMNTLHGIRSIDPGLIEMAKVYGLRGFAFYREVILPGALSSVLVGLRYALGFMWLTLIVAETISANSGIGYMAMNAREFMRLDIVVFAILIYAILGKLSDSAAKLLERRLLRWNPNYAKP, translated from the coding sequence ATGAACTTCATCGTCAAGCTCGCGTATAACCGGTTCGCTCCTTTTTATTTCCCGATTCTCGTCCTCGTGGTCTGGCAATGGCTCGGCCAGTTTGGCTATATTTCTTCCCGCACGCTGCCGACCCCGCTCCAAGTGGCGGAGGCCGGCCTTTCTCTTGCGAAGTCGGGCGAGATTTTCCGATATATTCTCGACAGCACGAGACGGGCATTCATCGGTCTCGGGATCGGGGGCGGCATCGGCTTCATTCTCGGTCTGCTCAACGGCTTGTCCCCGGTTTCGTTTCGCTTCCTGGACAGCACGCTGCAGATGGTCCGCAACGTGCCCCATCTCGCGCTCATCCCGCTTGTCATTCTGTGGTTCGGAATCGACGAAACCGCGAAAATTTTCTTGGTCGCGCTCGGCGTGTTTTTCCCGATCTATATGAACACGCTGCACGGCATTCGTTCGATCGATCCCGGCCTGATCGAGATGGCCAAAGTGTATGGGCTTCGGGGCTTCGCGTTTTATCGCGAGGTGATCCTGCCAGGGGCGCTTTCCTCCGTTCTCGTCGGCCTTCGCTATGCGCTCGGCTTCATGTGGCTGACGCTCATCGTAGCCGAGACGATATCGGCCAATTCCGGCATCGGCTACATGGCGATGAACGCCAGGGAATTCATGAGACTGGATATCGTCGTGTTCGCCATTCTGATTTACGCGATTCTCGGGAAGCTGTCGGATTCGGCGGCCAAGCTGCTTGAGCGCCGGCTGCTGCGGTGGAATCCAAATTATGCCAAGCCGTAA
- a CDS encoding ATP-binding cassette domain-containing protein: MRVNQTGAGLRIRAATKTFGEKNVLRGIDLDIPAGQFVAIVGRSGCGKSTLLRLIAGLERPSGGELAIDGAAIRGVRDDARMLFQDARLLPWRKAVANVQVGVKSGSRELALEALRQVGLADRADEWPGVLSGGQRQRVALARALAGEPRLLLLDEPLGALDALTRIEMQRLIERLWEEQRFTAVLVTHDVSEAVALADRVILIEDGRIALDVDISLDRPRERDSGFIYFEKFILDRILERDGSERRRNQKLSYSI; this comes from the coding sequence ATGAGAGTCAATCAAACGGGAGCCGGGCTCCGCATTCGGGCGGCAACGAAAACGTTCGGGGAAAAAAACGTGCTGCGCGGAATTGATCTGGACATTCCCGCCGGCCAGTTCGTCGCCATCGTCGGGCGGAGCGGATGCGGCAAAAGCACGCTGCTGCGGCTGATCGCCGGACTTGAACGTCCGAGCGGCGGGGAGCTGGCAATCGACGGCGCGGCAATACGCGGAGTGCGGGACGACGCGAGAATGCTGTTCCAGGACGCGCGGTTGTTGCCGTGGAGAAAAGCGGTCGCGAACGTGCAGGTCGGCGTGAAATCGGGCAGCCGGGAGCTCGCGCTGGAGGCGCTCCGGCAGGTCGGGTTGGCCGATCGCGCCGATGAATGGCCCGGCGTCCTTTCCGGCGGCCAGCGGCAGCGGGTCGCGCTGGCCCGGGCGCTGGCGGGAGAGCCGAGGCTGCTCTTGCTTGACGAGCCGCTGGGCGCTCTCGATGCGTTAACGCGCATTGAGATGCAGCGGCTGATCGAGCGGCTGTGGGAAGAGCAGCGATTTACGGCGGTGCTGGTCACGCACGATGTAAGCGAGGCGGTCGCGCTGGCGGATCGCGTTATCCTCATCGAGGACGGCCGGATTGCGCTGGACGTCGACATTTCGCTCGATCGCCCGCGCGAGCGGGACAGCGGTTTTATTTATTTCGAGAAGTTCATATTGGATCGCATTCTCGAGCGCGACGGCTCGGAACGCAGGCGTAACCAAAAGCTTTCCTATTCGATTTAA